In Aspergillus fumigatus Af293 chromosome 2, whole genome shotgun sequence, a genomic segment contains:
- a CDS encoding ankyrin repeat domain-containing DHHC palmitoyltransferase family protein — protein sequence MSSGTPSTEPESSGRSAGMSTSPTSIPAGKGTTTPPKVTQQDVSVELKNMRPDRSPPKGSIPLGEDIMQIARIGEIGPMQRLFDEKKFTANYQDEEGITPLHWAAINNQYAMCKFLLDNGADVNAKGGDSVATPAMWAAQRCHYYIVHLLLQHGADPLLTDVQGYNILHLATIDGNAFLLVLLLHQEIPVDVIDQQGHTGLMWAAYKGYPACVDLFLRWGANVNAVDDGGLTPLHWALVKGSLPCVQKLIEYGADRFAKTRDGKSPATVAGEMNTTRVWYRALDECGYDVDGNTKVLPMGLTSWLRNKSVMSKFFFLWPFLMVYAAVYILSHMVIYAAIPIMLVATFGLQWVAQKAASQAPSEYRVLQKTPYLSGVFAGSLFWVGVTYIFSVLPATYSTSPILNILFAVFYCLTTYFYIYSMTEDPGFVPKTGSRNQQKVVINELFEQWKFDEENFCVFCMVRKPLRSKHCKRSIVPGLTTVWEQIICAILFYINILPAPVEHACNIINEELCGFVLRDPFTLVLDLWIAIQLVWVTMLCAVQLVQISRNQTTYENMRGHSIDRSYPSSRAFASAITAGTTSLEAAGLSATGQGPNPALARGHSHRGRRHGCLQQWSSLLGIDTFFATARDGLRDGPRADRPKNPFSRGIITNCRDFWCDPAPYFGKREPGTAMLGGEIVNYNQMYEVPMRMYSDGRYQSVAHDDPEQHV from the exons ATGTCTTCCGGAACTCCTTCTACGGAACCGGAAAGTAGCGGCAGGTCTGCAGGCATGAGCACGAGCCCTACATCAATACCGGCGGGCAAAGGCACAACAACACCTCCGAAAGTCACTCAACAAGATGTCAGTGTTGAACTGAAGAATATGCGGCCTGATCGTAGCCCTCCCAAGGGCTCAATACCACTGGGAGAAGACATCATGCAGATCGCTCGTATCGGAGAAATCGGGCCCATGCAGAGGTTGtttgatgagaagaagtttACTGCCAACTACCAAGATGAGGAAGGGATTACTCCGCTTCAT TGGGCTGCGATCAATAATCAATACGCCATGTGCAAGTTCTTGCTGGACAATGGTGCGGACGTTAACGCCAAAGGTGGTGATTCTGTAGCAACACCAGCCATGTGGGCCGCTCAACGCTGTCACTATTATATAgttcacctcctcctccagcacgGCGCCGATCCACTTTTGACCGACGTTCAAGGTTACAACATTTTACATTTGGCCACCATTGATGGGAATGCGTTTCTGCTGGTGCTCCTCTTACACCAAGAGATACCAGTGGATGTCATAGATCAGCAGGGTCATACGGGATTGATGTGGGCGGCGTATAAGGGATATCCCGCCTGCGTGGATTTGTTCCTGCGCTGGGGCGCCAATGTGAATGCTGTCGATGACGGCGGGCTGACACCCTTACATTGGGCATTGGTCAAAGGGTCATTGCCATGTGTGCAGAAGCTCATCGAGTACGGTGCGGATAGGTTTGCAAAAACCAGAGATGGCAAGTCACCGGCCACGGTGGCCGGTGAGATGAACACGACGCGGGTCTGGTACCGTGCTCTTGACGAGTGCGGTTACGACGTTGATGGAAACACCAAGGTTCTGCCAATGGGGCTCACGTCTTGGTTACGGAATAAGAGCGTGATGTCAAAGTTCTTCTTTTTGTGGCCATTTTTGATGGTGTATGCGGCTGTCTATATTCTCAGCCACATGGTCATCTACGCTGCTATACCGATAATGCTTGTAGCGACATTTGGGCTACAGTGGGTAGCACAAAAGGCGGCCAGTCAAGCCCCTTCGGAATACAGGGTACTCCAGAAAACG CCATATCTGTCAGGTGTCTTTGCGGGATCCTTGTTTTGGGTTGGTGTCACATATATCTTCAGCGTGTTGCCAG CAACCTATTCCACGTCGCCAATTTTGAATATATTGTTCGCGGTGTTCTATTGCCTCACAACATATTTCTACATCTACTCGATGACAGAAGACCCCGGCTTTGTTCCGAAGACAGGTAGTCGAAACCAGCAAAAAGTCGTGATAAACGAGTTGTTTGAGCAGTGGAAGTTTGACGAGGAGAACTTTTGTGTATTTTGCATGGTTCGCAAGCCGCTGAGAAGCAAGCACTGCAAACGCT CCATTGTCCCTGGATTGACAACTGTGTGGGAGCAAATAATCTGCGCCATTTTGTTTT ACATCAACATTCTGCCTGCACCCGTGGAGCATGCATGCAACATTATCAATGAAGAACTTTGTGGGTTTGTGCTACGGGATCCGTTCACTCTTGTCCTGGACTTGTGGATCGCCATCCAGCTGGTCTGGGTTACTATGCTCTGTGCTGTTCAACTCGTCCAAATATCTCGGAATCAGACGACATACGAGAACATGAGGGGCCATTCGATAGATCGAAGCTACCCAAGCTCTCGTGCCTTTGCCTCGGCCATCACTGCGGGGACGACATCGCTCGAGGCCGCTGGCCTGTCAGCAACGGGGCAAGGTCCGAACCCCGCGCTCGCAAGGGGCCATTCGCACCGGGGACGGAGACATGGGTGCTTACAGCAGTGGTCATCTCTTCTCGGCATCGACACATTTTTCGCCACTGCCCGTGACGGGCTAAGGGATGGGCCCCGCGCTGATCGGCCTAAGAACCCGTTTTCCCGCGGTATCATCACCAACTGCCGCGACTTCTGGTGCGATCCTGCTCCGTACTTTGGGAAGCGGGAGCCAGGCACTGCGATGCTCGGCGGGGAAATCGTCAACTATAACCAAATGTACGAGGTTCCGATGCGCATGTACAGTGATGGCAGGTACCAAAGCGTCGCACATGACGATCCGGAGCAGCACGTCTGA
- a CDS encoding putative cyclin-dependent protein kinase complex component encodes MMNGCRTHGEGDQVTPDSNAQTDSNLSKGEGEMGLSHVSEVFDILPATALELLCVNVEFLARPSVGKVVEPVLAAGSTPATMARSDSLSSGEATPTRVIELHCSPISHEEGARDGIQQLMLSKRFLSKREPPISLRDYLLRLHRYCPMSTAVYLATSIYITRLATVDRVISVNGKNMHRLVLAGLRVAMKALEDLSYPHSRVAKVGGVSERELSRLEISFCFLTDFELRVDAQMLADQAQSLRSSMDLVLSEMA; translated from the coding sequence ATGATGAACGGATGTCGCACCCATGGTGAGGGAGATCAAGTGACTCCTGACTCAAATGCGCAAACGGACTCGAATTTGTCGAAGGGAGAAGGTGAAATGGGGCTCAGTCATGTTAGCGAAGTCTTCGACATCTTGCCGGCTACCGCTCTCGAGCTATTGTGTGTCAATGTCGAATTTCTGGCCAGACCCAGTGTTGGCAAAGTGGTCGAGCCTGTTCTGGCTGCGGGCTCCACGCCGGCCACCATGGCTCGTAGCGACAGCTTATCTAGCGGAGAAGCCACGCCTACCAGGGTCATCGAACTACACTGCTCTCCAATCAGTCATGAAGAGGGTGCTCGGGATGGCATTCAGCAGCTCATGTTGTCCAAGAGGTTCCTCTCGAAGAGAGAACCACCTATCAGCCTACGGGACTACTTGCTGAGACTCCATCGGTATTGCCCGATGTCTACAGCTGTGTACCTTGCTACAAGTATCTACATCACAAGATTAGCCACAGTGGACAGAGTTATATCTGTGAATGGCAAGAATATGCACCGTCTGGTGCTGGCTGGCCTTCGAGTGGCCATGAAAGCGCTCGAAGACCTCAGCTATCCCCACAGCCGTGTTGCCAAGGTTGGGGGAGTGAGCGAGCGGGAGCTCTCCAGGCTGGAAATCAGCTTTTGTTTTCTGACGGACTTCGAGCTACGGGTTGATGCTCAGATGTTGGCTGACCAAGCACAATCTCTTCGAAGCAGCATGGATCTGGTTCTCTCAGAGATGGCTTAG